One Gordonia sp. SID5947 genomic region harbors:
- a CDS encoding aconitase family protein, giving the protein MAEKILGRTTAHGLVSAGENHAVRPARMIAYDFPGYTDVMFQQMRNDFGIEELSDPDRYIVFIDHMLTKNNDKEAEVHKVTRDWCEFYGIELHEGRGIGHQLTAELGLAIPGHFLVHFDGHISGIGAFGALGWGIRRDLIEAWVTGQVFVDIPATTRFDLVGEFPPGVDSRDLVHSIIELVGADGCAHQVMEFGGPGARSMKIDHRQGLCGMAMFTGAVSAIFEPDDTSLAYARNVAREEFDPIYPDADATYAARHTIDLARLTPRVVEPGSARVANTKSAKELAGTPITKAFIGSCASGRIEDLRAAAMILDGRTVAPGVELNVVPTSHRVYEQAEKEGILDVLRASGAKIAVSSCDFCFGYQKPLQPGENCISTGVLNISGRMGSSAANIYMGSPYTVAASALHGSIQESVQ; this is encoded by the coding sequence ATGGCAGAGAAGATCCTCGGACGAACCACCGCTCACGGCCTCGTCAGCGCCGGCGAGAACCACGCGGTTCGTCCTGCCCGGATGATCGCCTACGACTTCCCTGGGTACACCGACGTCATGTTCCAACAGATGCGCAACGACTTCGGAATCGAAGAATTGTCCGACCCAGATCGCTACATCGTGTTCATCGATCACATGTTGACGAAGAACAACGACAAGGAGGCCGAGGTTCACAAGGTCACCCGCGACTGGTGCGAGTTCTACGGGATCGAGTTGCACGAGGGCCGAGGAATCGGTCACCAATTGACAGCGGAACTCGGACTGGCGATTCCGGGCCACTTCCTCGTGCACTTCGATGGGCACATCAGTGGTATCGGAGCCTTTGGTGCACTCGGATGGGGAATCCGGCGTGATCTCATCGAGGCCTGGGTCACAGGACAGGTGTTCGTCGATATTCCGGCAACGACGCGATTCGATCTGGTCGGCGAGTTTCCGCCGGGCGTGGATAGCCGCGATCTCGTTCATTCCATCATCGAGCTGGTCGGTGCAGACGGATGTGCCCATCAGGTAATGGAATTCGGCGGGCCCGGGGCACGATCGATGAAGATTGACCACCGCCAAGGTTTGTGCGGCATGGCCATGTTCACCGGGGCCGTGTCCGCGATATTCGAACCCGACGATACTTCATTGGCATACGCACGAAACGTGGCGCGAGAAGAATTCGATCCGATCTACCCCGACGCCGATGCCACATATGCGGCACGGCACACGATCGACCTCGCACGTCTGACGCCGCGAGTTGTGGAGCCGGGCTCAGCGCGCGTCGCGAACACCAAGTCGGCAAAGGAACTTGCGGGCACGCCGATCACAAAGGCATTCATCGGCTCGTGCGCAAGCGGTCGCATCGAGGACTTACGCGCCGCAGCAATGATTCTCGACGGTCGAACGGTGGCCCCGGGGGTCGAGCTGAACGTCGTTCCGACGTCGCACAGAGTCTACGAGCAGGCCGAGAAGGAAGGGATTCTCGATGTTCTCCGCGCCTCAGGTGCAAAGATCGCCGTTTCCAGTTGCGACTTCTGCTTTGGCTATCAGAAACCACTGCAGCCCGGTGAGAACTGCATCTCGACCGGCGTGTTGAACATATCCGGACGTATGGGGAGCTCTGCTGCCAACATCTACATGGGCTCGCCGTACACCGTGGCAGCGAGCGCTCTGCATGGGTCGATACAGGAGTCAGTTCAATGA
- a CDS encoding cytochrome P450, translated as MTTTTPTPVTRQVTTLDSLPRPKISVAAWARLFAAPEASRRQLAELGDRFVLDVPLMPTMFWTSSPDDVRAVFGDKTRALSFGTALRRLAPHELIFGERIMSWWASEDHTAVRRKVAPAFMGKALRGYEPVMEDVARQMMRDLPTDRPIRFHAHARTLAREVIMSVVFGVTDGERRSRLAHHMTELDRLVGSRGLAVRYAASMAMRGRWLPFPALDRVLSGLDEVTYEEMAVRRASSDDLDRRDCLAVFLELARADDQGLMDDEMIAGFQRLLLVAGNDTTAATLSWVIERLARHPVVLQRLQQTLADGDDTYLDAVITETLRLRPTVPFTVRAVNHDVVLDDVFLPRGSMVFLYINGIHRRADLYDAPDEFRPERFVGVTPDPSHWLPFGGGINRCLGGQMAMFEARVLLRTILREFTPVAEATADEDQVASTIMLLPERRATVTLRRRTAPAAG; from the coding sequence ATGACAACGACGACACCGACACCGGTGACACGGCAGGTCACGACGCTGGACTCGCTGCCGCGCCCGAAGATCTCGGTGGCCGCTTGGGCCAGACTCTTCGCGGCACCGGAAGCCTCTCGGCGGCAGTTGGCCGAACTCGGTGACCGCTTCGTGCTGGATGTTCCCCTGATGCCGACGATGTTCTGGACATCGTCGCCCGACGACGTGCGAGCCGTCTTCGGCGACAAGACCCGGGCGTTGTCGTTCGGCACGGCGCTGCGGCGATTGGCGCCGCACGAACTGATCTTCGGCGAGCGGATCATGTCCTGGTGGGCGAGTGAGGATCACACGGCGGTGCGTCGAAAGGTGGCCCCGGCGTTCATGGGCAAGGCGCTGCGTGGATACGAGCCGGTGATGGAAGATGTTGCCCGCCAGATGATGCGCGATCTGCCGACAGACAGGCCGATCCGGTTCCACGCCCACGCGCGGACGCTCGCCCGCGAAGTGATCATGTCGGTCGTCTTCGGCGTCACCGACGGGGAGCGGCGCTCACGACTCGCACATCACATGACCGAGTTGGATCGTCTGGTGGGGTCGCGCGGCCTCGCCGTGCGCTACGCCGCATCCATGGCGATGCGTGGGCGATGGCTGCCCTTCCCCGCGCTGGACCGAGTCCTGAGCGGGCTGGACGAGGTGACCTATGAGGAGATGGCCGTCCGTCGCGCCAGCTCCGACGACCTCGACCGCCGCGACTGCCTGGCGGTCTTCCTCGAGCTCGCCCGGGCAGACGACCAAGGCCTGATGGACGACGAGATGATCGCGGGGTTCCAGCGGCTGTTGCTGGTCGCCGGCAACGACACCACCGCGGCAACCCTGTCCTGGGTCATCGAGCGTCTTGCCCGGCACCCGGTCGTGCTGCAGCGGTTGCAGCAGACGCTGGCCGACGGCGACGACACCTACCTCGATGCAGTCATCACCGAGACCCTCCGATTGCGGCCCACGGTGCCGTTCACCGTGCGTGCGGTGAACCATGACGTCGTCCTCGACGACGTCTTCCTGCCGCGCGGGTCGATGGTGTTCCTGTACATCAACGGTATTCATCGCCGTGCCGATCTCTACGACGCACCGGACGAGTTCCGGCCGGAACGGTTCGTCGGTGTCACTCCGGACCCGTCCCACTGGCTGCCGTTCGGTGGCGGGATCAATCGTTGCCTCGGTGGTCAGATGGCGATGTTCGAAGCCCGGGTCCTGCTGCGCACCATCCTCCGCGAGTTCACGCCGGTTGCCGAGGCGACGGCGGACGAGGATCAGGTGGCGAGCACCATCATGTTGTTGCCGGAGCGGCGGGCCACTGTCACGCTGCGTCGTCGTACGGCTCCCGCAGCGGGGTGA
- a CDS encoding quercetin 2,3-dioxygenase, translating into MTFPVDLSAVHQLAPVVDALPGEAVPYHLASGEGLRYEVDNQLWTVIARAADTGGLFDAAFVLGPRGAGAGFHSLPDHQRSYYVFDGCAQFWLPGESRILTPGDSVHVPPGTPVAYRMLGHMTKLLFWSAPGGALDALAHSGGEVSARIYSADGTAGVRQSPEQLFAPSAASLHDLPLVSASETWDEVLPDAAEGYFLRAHTGDRRAWPDSINAYGARGRTTGGRYFSVLTLGGKLPYIPQHFHRQHTENFFVLSGRVWLYANGIETLLTAGDYLHAPAGTIHSFAFDAHNTKMLGMLTSDVFEKFFDVTGVDTDDVVHTEGLINPGDMMAKLGAAAADLDLEFVGPPPERTRATDL; encoded by the coding sequence GTGACCTTCCCCGTAGACCTCAGCGCCGTCCATCAACTCGCCCCGGTGGTCGATGCCCTTCCCGGAGAAGCGGTTCCCTATCACCTCGCAAGTGGCGAGGGGCTGCGCTACGAGGTCGACAATCAACTCTGGACGGTGATCGCCCGCGCTGCCGACACCGGCGGATTGTTCGATGCCGCTTTTGTTCTCGGACCGCGTGGCGCGGGCGCAGGGTTCCACAGCCTGCCCGACCACCAGCGCTCGTATTACGTGTTCGACGGGTGTGCGCAGTTCTGGCTGCCGGGCGAGAGCCGCATCCTGACGCCGGGCGACTCCGTCCACGTGCCGCCCGGAACCCCCGTCGCCTACCGGATGCTCGGCCACATGACCAAACTCCTCTTCTGGTCCGCACCCGGCGGAGCCCTTGACGCACTTGCCCACTCGGGTGGCGAGGTGTCGGCCCGCATCTACTCTGCGGACGGAACGGCAGGTGTGCGGCAGTCGCCGGAGCAACTGTTCGCACCGTCGGCGGCGTCGCTGCACGACCTGCCACTGGTATCAGCGAGTGAAACCTGGGACGAGGTCTTGCCCGACGCCGCCGAAGGCTATTTCCTGCGGGCTCACACCGGGGATCGTCGCGCCTGGCCCGACTCCATCAATGCCTACGGTGCCCGCGGCCGAACAACCGGTGGCCGGTACTTCTCGGTGTTGACCCTGGGTGGCAAGCTTCCCTACATCCCCCAGCACTTCCATCGGCAGCACACCGAGAACTTCTTCGTTCTTTCCGGTCGCGTCTGGTTGTACGCCAACGGCATCGAGACGCTGCTGACTGCCGGGGACTATCTGCACGCGCCGGCCGGAACCATTCACAGCTTTGCCTTCGACGCGCACAACACCAAGATGCTCGGGATGCTCACCTCGGATGTCTTCGAGAAGTTCTTCGACGTGACCGGTGTGGACACCGACGACGTGGTGCACACCGAAGGGCTGATCAACCCCGGCGACATGATGGCGAAGTTGGGTGCGGCGGCGGCCGATCTCGACCTCGAATTCGTCGGACCGCCACCGGAACGGACGCGCGCGACCGATCTGTGA
- a CDS encoding DUF2231 domain-containing protein: MDTINGLPLHPLIVHGVVVFVPLTSLLAIVGVLWPAAQRRLGVVTPVVALATLIAVPLATSAGEALEQHVPHTSAVERHTQLGEQMIYWAGAVFALTAVWWILHEPRTMGYLTRWWQPSSSAQRAMNVVVGFVLVCVAVGAAVMVYRIGESGSRAVWG, translated from the coding sequence ATGGACACGATCAACGGTCTGCCGCTTCACCCGCTGATCGTCCACGGCGTGGTCGTCTTTGTGCCACTGACGTCGCTGTTGGCGATCGTGGGCGTGCTGTGGCCTGCGGCTCAGCGCCGCCTTGGTGTTGTGACGCCGGTGGTGGCGCTGGCGACGCTGATCGCGGTGCCGTTGGCGACGTCGGCGGGAGAAGCTCTCGAACAGCACGTACCGCACACCAGTGCAGTCGAACGTCACACACAGCTCGGTGAGCAGATGATCTACTGGGCCGGAGCGGTGTTCGCGCTGACCGCGGTGTGGTGGATCCTCCACGAGCCGAGGACGATGGGATATCTGACACGGTGGTGGCAGCCGTCGAGCTCCGCGCAACGCGCGATGAACGTGGTCGTCGGGTTCGTCCTGGTGTGTGTTGCGGTGGGGGCAGCGGTCATGGTGTATCGCATCGGCGAGTCCGGCTCACGAGCGGTGTGGGGCTGA
- a CDS encoding LysR substrate-binding domain-containing protein: MDLTAAHLRYFIAVADELHFTRAAERLHISPPSLSQQIQQLERRVGVPLFERTSRHVALTARGAELLPLARAAVAAMDDVVGWIDNGRAPAGIFRIGIAAVNELGSAVLAAVVERYPDVEWQVRSLGLIEPLAAVENGEVDVALVFSPEVPRIDGIMLTPLWSEDRVLVVHEGHRFADRESLRLAETDDETFIGIRDHSGTQEWFVDPRSGGKRPKILPLAAHFDEVLQLCAAGVGVNICGSGAADTYARPGLRYIPIVDLPRVTTFLCYKASRTDVLLKAFERIAVEVVARRGQAASRASE, from the coding sequence GTGGATCTCACCGCCGCGCATCTGCGGTACTTCATCGCAGTCGCCGACGAGCTTCATTTCACGCGCGCCGCCGAGCGTCTGCACATTTCTCCACCCTCCCTGAGTCAGCAGATCCAGCAGCTCGAACGTCGGGTGGGCGTACCCCTGTTCGAGAGGACTTCCCGGCACGTCGCGCTCACCGCCCGCGGCGCCGAGCTGCTGCCCCTGGCCCGCGCCGCAGTGGCCGCGATGGACGATGTCGTCGGGTGGATCGACAACGGGCGTGCGCCGGCCGGCATCTTCCGGATCGGGATCGCGGCGGTCAACGAACTCGGGAGCGCGGTGCTCGCGGCGGTCGTCGAACGCTATCCCGACGTCGAATGGCAGGTTCGCAGCCTCGGGCTGATCGAGCCGCTCGCCGCAGTGGAGAACGGTGAGGTCGACGTCGCCCTGGTGTTCAGTCCAGAGGTTCCCCGGATTGACGGAATCATGCTGACGCCGCTGTGGTCGGAGGATCGGGTCCTGGTGGTCCATGAAGGGCACCGGTTCGCCGACCGCGAGTCGCTGAGGCTCGCCGAGACCGACGACGAGACCTTCATCGGTATCCGCGACCACAGTGGGACCCAAGAATGGTTCGTCGATCCCCGCTCGGGCGGGAAGCGGCCGAAGATCCTCCCGCTGGCAGCACATTTCGACGAGGTCCTGCAGCTCTGCGCCGCAGGCGTCGGGGTGAACATCTGCGGGTCCGGCGCCGCCGACACGTACGCCCGCCCCGGCCTCCGCTACATACCCATCGTGGATCTTCCCCGCGTGACGACCTTCTTGTGCTACAAGGCTTCCCGGACCGACGTGCTACTCAAGGCATTCGAGCGGATCGCCGTCGAGGTGGTCGCACGTCGCGGGCAGGCGGCGTCTCGCGCATCCGAGTGA
- a CDS encoding SHOCT domain-containing protein: MDATLTPEAENAITDIAHRHGLSREAVLAMLLAVSNGGGTMAQFSIPELGGPGQWIHGGMTMVGNMSDHTAKARVDALCGELARLPSTITVFEVASHGDATFGDWWPDDLGVPSRSGGQNDTRYAIFPQVRRLAIQINGVTRVYDTGEHHIGGVQQQQGGNTYGSVTFTSQLGTFDVEKLQELRSRQASAPPAAAPDTALSEDAAAIIAAIESLAGLHERGILSDEEFSAKKAELLGRL, encoded by the coding sequence ATGGACGCAACGCTCACCCCGGAAGCCGAGAACGCCATCACCGACATCGCGCATCGGCACGGACTGTCCCGCGAGGCGGTGTTGGCCATGCTGCTCGCGGTCAGCAATGGCGGCGGGACGATGGCCCAGTTCTCCATCCCGGAACTCGGCGGTCCTGGTCAATGGATACACGGCGGCATGACGATGGTCGGCAACATGTCCGACCACACGGCGAAGGCCCGGGTCGACGCGCTGTGCGGCGAACTGGCCCGATTACCGTCCACCATCACGGTGTTCGAGGTCGCTTCCCATGGCGACGCCACCTTCGGGGACTGGTGGCCCGACGACCTCGGTGTCCCGAGCCGGTCGGGAGGACAGAACGACACACGCTATGCGATCTTTCCTCAGGTCCGACGGCTTGCGATCCAGATCAACGGTGTCACAAGAGTTTACGATACCGGCGAACACCACATCGGTGGCGTCCAACAGCAACAGGGCGGCAACACCTACGGATCGGTGACCTTCACCAGCCAGCTCGGTACCTTCGACGTCGAGAAGCTGCAAGAACTCAGAAGCCGGCAGGCGTCCGCACCTCCGGCGGCCGCACCCGACACAGCGCTGTCGGAGGACGCCGCGGCGATCATCGCGGCGATCGAGTCCCTGGCGGGTCTACACGAACGCGGAATCCTGTCCGACGAGGAGTTCTCGGCCAAGAAGGCGGAGCTGCTGGGGCGGCTGTGA
- a CDS encoding SRPBCC family protein — protein sequence MADATVTTVESGPHQVSRRVRVNASAAHIFGLVANPHRHPELDGSGTVRETPVTGPDTLGPGARFSVGMKQFGVPYTITSTVTAFEDNKVVEWQHPMGHRWRRELNETSPTETEVTETFDYSTIKVPRIIEILGYDKKNGAGIESTLRALAARFA from the coding sequence ATGGCAGACGCAACCGTCACCACCGTCGAATCCGGGCCCCACCAGGTGTCGCGCCGGGTACGGGTGAATGCCTCGGCAGCTCACATCTTCGGTCTCGTGGCGAACCCGCACCGGCATCCCGAACTGGACGGTTCGGGGACCGTGCGCGAGACGCCGGTGACCGGTCCGGACACGCTCGGTCCCGGTGCGAGGTTCAGCGTGGGGATGAAGCAGTTCGGCGTCCCGTACACGATCACCTCCACCGTGACCGCCTTCGAAGACAACAAGGTCGTGGAGTGGCAGCACCCGATGGGACACCGATGGCGGCGGGAGCTGAACGAGACGTCGCCGACCGAGACCGAGGTGACCGAGACCTTCGACTACTCGACGATCAAGGTTCCCAGGATCATCGAGATCCTCGGTTACGACAAGAAGAACGGCGCCGGCATCGAGAGCACGCTCCGTGCTCTGGCCGCACGGTTCGCCTGA
- a CDS encoding TetR/AcrR family transcriptional regulator, whose amino-acid sequence MSTLSGSFPKSEPGLPRGRTSLDPVDAIAAQRSRLLRAVVSAVAEKGYQATTIADIVQRARVSRSVMYREFDGKLDCFLAAIESGRELVTSRITDAMAEVSDASLEAVVRTISRSYLETCAREPDHTRAWVLELAAAGPAGIEARDRYLDGFAALMRDLDREHGSGLSRPNEHYVALVGGITELVGREVRAGAAADLPHLEGALTAAAVAMLR is encoded by the coding sequence GTGAGCACACTGTCGGGTTCCTTCCCGAAGTCCGAACCCGGGCTGCCACGTGGTCGGACAAGTCTCGATCCAGTCGACGCGATCGCCGCGCAGCGCAGCCGGCTGTTACGTGCGGTGGTCTCAGCGGTTGCCGAGAAGGGTTATCAGGCGACCACGATCGCCGACATCGTCCAACGAGCCCGCGTGTCGCGCAGCGTCATGTACCGGGAGTTCGACGGCAAACTCGATTGCTTTCTGGCCGCGATCGAATCGGGCCGGGAACTCGTGACCTCCCGCATCACCGATGCCATGGCCGAGGTGTCCGACGCGTCACTGGAGGCAGTGGTGCGTACCATCAGCCGGTCATATCTGGAAACGTGCGCGCGGGAACCCGACCACACTCGCGCGTGGGTGCTGGAACTGGCCGCGGCCGGCCCGGCGGGTATCGAGGCACGCGACCGATATCTCGACGGATTCGCCGCGCTGATGCGCGATCTCGACCGCGAGCACGGAAGCGGACTGTCCCGGCCGAACGAGCACTACGTCGCACTGGTGGGCGGCATCACCGAACTCGTCGGTCGCGAGGTCCGCGCCGGTGCGGCCGCCGACCTGCCCCACCTCGAGGGCGCACTGACCGCCGCCGCGGTCGCGATGCTTCGCTGA
- a CDS encoding MFS transporter has product MTNVEHPIRVESDAVPTSATSLQRSTTMARRAAIAGGVGTLIEYYDFAVYGFLAVTIAPLFFPSESSGASILATLAVFGVAYVARPLGGIFFGRLGDRRGRRSALVITVVCMGVACGILGLLPTHSSVGVLAPFLLVIVRLAQGFSAGGEVGGAATYIAESAPPNRRGFFGSFTPIGSTLGFAVAASVVGLVALVTTDEQMDVWGWRIPFLLALPLALICLRVRLKLEDTPEFEEMADKEEVTKSPLLDVIKKNPISVLQVIGVAIAMNGAGYIGLTYFSVYLINDLGFSKDSVYWTSAVSIALACATFPLSGMLTDRFGRKPVLAGGYIAYLFVAIPAFMVLGATTSIVVVGSVYFVYMVLNGVVQVPAFPLFTELFPRTVRYTGVSLGFNIGTIAAGGTAPYVAAQLVESTGSAMSPAYWVIGVCVIGLLTVLTIRETGRAALPT; this is encoded by the coding sequence ATGACCAACGTAGAGCACCCTATCCGTGTCGAAAGTGATGCCGTCCCGACGTCTGCGACGTCACTCCAGAGATCGACGACCATGGCCAGACGTGCTGCTATCGCGGGCGGCGTGGGCACGCTCATCGAGTACTACGATTTCGCGGTATACGGATTTCTCGCCGTCACCATCGCTCCACTGTTCTTCCCCTCGGAGAGTTCCGGGGCTTCAATACTTGCCACACTCGCAGTCTTCGGTGTCGCGTACGTGGCACGGCCACTGGGCGGAATCTTCTTCGGACGCCTCGGCGACCGGCGCGGACGCAGGTCGGCGCTGGTGATCACCGTGGTGTGCATGGGCGTGGCGTGCGGCATTCTCGGCCTGCTCCCGACTCATTCCTCAGTCGGCGTGCTCGCGCCGTTTCTTCTGGTGATCGTGCGACTTGCACAGGGTTTTTCAGCGGGCGGCGAGGTCGGCGGGGCCGCCACCTACATCGCAGAATCCGCACCACCGAATCGCCGTGGCTTCTTCGGTTCGTTCACGCCGATCGGGTCGACTTTGGGATTCGCAGTCGCCGCGTCGGTCGTCGGACTGGTCGCTCTGGTGACAACCGACGAACAGATGGACGTGTGGGGATGGCGCATTCCGTTCCTACTGGCACTACCCCTTGCACTGATCTGCCTCCGTGTGCGGTTGAAGTTGGAGGACACTCCCGAGTTCGAAGAGATGGCCGACAAAGAAGAAGTCACAAAGAGCCCCCTCCTCGACGTCATCAAGAAGAACCCCATCTCCGTTCTTCAAGTCATCGGCGTTGCGATCGCGATGAACGGCGCCGGCTATATCGGGTTGACGTACTTCAGCGTCTACCTCATCAATGATCTGGGATTCTCCAAGGACTCGGTCTATTGGACATCTGCTGTCAGCATTGCTCTGGCATGCGCCACATTCCCGCTCAGCGGCATGTTGACCGACAGATTTGGACGCAAACCCGTCCTGGCCGGGGGATACATCGCCTATCTCTTTGTGGCGATACCGGCGTTCATGGTGTTGGGAGCGACCACGAGCATCGTCGTTGTCGGTTCGGTGTACTTCGTGTACATGGTGCTCAACGGTGTCGTACAGGTGCCGGCGTTTCCATTGTTCACCGAACTGTTTCCTCGCACTGTCCGGTATACCGGTGTGTCACTGGGGTTCAACATCGGCACCATCGCAGCAGGAGGAACCGCACCATACGTCGCCGCCCAGTTGGTCGAGTCAACTGGAAGTGCAATGTCGCCGGCGTACTGGGTCATCGGAGTCTGCGTCATTGGACTCCTCACGGTCCTGACGATTCGCGAGACCGGTAGGGCCGCTCTGCCGACGTAG
- a CDS encoding class I SAM-dependent methyltransferase has protein sequence MVDWDGDRYGDVSALQRMVAEASIHGLELAGDERLLDVGCGDGFITMQLAGRLPAGSVVGVDASRRMIDNARARDPADELGVQFHVDDVLALPFDRDFDIVVSFNMLHWVHDHPAALARIARSLDTGGRAVVQIVCATERRSIEDVAMGVAATPHWQPHFEDFPAPYLHATPDQFRESATTAGMTVSGIEISDLRWQFESIDAFASWFGVGASDWTSRLPDDSASAFAHEVVERYQESIGEPATLHFGQMRVELELG, from the coding sequence ATGGTCGACTGGGACGGCGATCGATACGGGGATGTCAGCGCGCTTCAGCGCATGGTCGCCGAGGCCTCGATCCACGGACTCGAACTCGCCGGAGACGAACGGCTCCTCGATGTCGGCTGCGGTGACGGATTCATAACCATGCAGCTGGCCGGCCGACTGCCGGCGGGATCGGTCGTGGGCGTGGACGCGTCACGACGGATGATCGACAATGCCCGCGCCCGTGACCCCGCCGACGAGCTGGGAGTTCAGTTCCACGTCGACGACGTCCTGGCCCTCCCGTTCGACCGCGACTTCGACATCGTCGTCTCGTTCAACATGCTGCACTGGGTCCACGACCATCCCGCGGCGCTGGCCCGGATCGCTCGCAGTCTCGACACCGGAGGCCGCGCAGTGGTCCAGATCGTCTGCGCCACCGAACGCCGCAGCATCGAGGATGTGGCGATGGGCGTGGCCGCCACGCCACATTGGCAGCCGCACTTCGAAGACTTCCCGGCGCCCTATCTGCATGCCACACCAGATCAGTTCCGCGAGTCGGCGACGACCGCGGGCATGACCGTCTCCGGCATCGAGATCAGCGACTTGCGTTGGCAATTCGAATCCATCGACGCCTTCGCCAGTTGGTTCGGAGTCGGCGCCTCCGATTGGACGAGCCGCCTTCCGGACGACTCCGCCTCCGCGTTCGCACACGAGGTCGTCGAGCGATACCAGGAATCCATCGGAGAGCCTGCGACCCTTCACTTCGGTCAGATGCGGGTGGAGTTGGAGCTCGGGTGA
- a CDS encoding 3-isopropylmalate dehydratase — MSAYPPPPDLIAGKVAWIFGDDFDIDLVVGVSNIKSYDPDHLRSVCMKAYDPSFVDRVRQGDIIIGGRNFGYGHPHYPPMVALRNVGIAAIVAESFSPGFWRGETFNGMPLITIPGVSAAVSVDETVTLDWRTATLRTSDRTELIGTPPSPRTVQVIEAGGSYELLLAEHSRTYQGQTR; from the coding sequence ATGAGCGCCTATCCACCGCCCCCCGACCTCATCGCGGGAAAGGTCGCCTGGATCTTCGGTGACGACTTCGACATCGATCTCGTTGTCGGCGTCTCCAACATAAAGTCGTACGACCCCGACCATCTTCGGTCGGTGTGCATGAAAGCGTACGATCCCAGTTTCGTCGACCGAGTTCGGCAGGGCGACATCATCATCGGTGGCCGCAACTTCGGGTACGGACATCCCCACTACCCACCGATGGTCGCGCTTCGAAATGTAGGTATCGCGGCAATCGTCGCAGAGTCGTTCTCCCCGGGCTTCTGGCGCGGTGAAACGTTCAACGGGATGCCACTCATCACGATCCCCGGCGTATCGGCAGCAGTGTCGGTTGACGAAACGGTGACGCTTGATTGGCGCACCGCAACCTTGCGCACATCCGACCGTACCGAACTGATCGGCACGCCCCCGAGCCCTCGAACCGTCCAGGTCATCGAGGCCGGCGGTTCGTATGAACTCCTCCTCGCCGAGCACTCCCGCACGTATCAAGGACAAACACGATGA
- a CDS encoding alpha/beta hydrolase — translation MSPTSASVRRRDVIYAQRASGDLHLDLVMPAQSDAVPVIVFVHGGGWFTGDRRLCPDLREHFCARGFAMASVDYRLTGDALFPAQLHDVRAAIRHLRANAAELGLDPTRIGIWGASAGGHLAALVGLLSAVAQLPGEESADGDAGVQAVAESYGPATLVEGDVDPGVPLPGVESAAETPEGRLIGGDPAELPVAARDASPLYSVTSDAPPFQISHGTGDLMVGHRHSELLYDALARAGVEVDLYLVDGYRHGFLNPPNRSDVPMPPAMDNGRLSSEGPAPARHLSARGTERTEARTRFGFDDIGDFFARHLAISHDLTTTTISGDNR, via the coding sequence GTGAGTCCCACATCTGCGTCGGTCCGACGCCGCGACGTGATCTATGCCCAGCGTGCTTCCGGTGATCTGCACCTCGACCTGGTCATGCCGGCACAGTCCGATGCCGTGCCGGTCATCGTCTTCGTTCATGGTGGCGGGTGGTTCACCGGTGACCGGCGGCTGTGTCCTGACCTTCGTGAACACTTCTGCGCGCGTGGTTTCGCGATGGCCAGCGTCGACTATCGGTTGACCGGCGACGCGTTGTTCCCGGCCCAGCTCCACGACGTGCGGGCCGCCATCCGCCATCTTCGAGCGAATGCCGCGGAGCTCGGGCTCGACCCGACGCGTATCGGCATCTGGGGCGCATCGGCCGGCGGGCACCTGGCCGCGTTGGTCGGTCTGCTGTCCGCCGTCGCGCAACTGCCGGGGGAAGAATCCGCGGATGGCGATGCGGGCGTACAGGCCGTCGCGGAATCGTATGGTCCGGCGACCCTGGTCGAGGGTGACGTCGATCCGGGAGTTCCGTTACCCGGGGTCGAGTCGGCGGCCGAGACGCCCGAAGGACGACTCATCGGTGGTGATCCGGCGGAACTACCCGTTGCCGCGCGCGACGCCAGTCCGCTGTACTCCGTCACCTCGGACGCGCCACCATTCCAGATCTCGCACGGCACAGGTGATCTGATGGTCGGACATCGACACAGCGAACTCTTGTACGATGCCCTGGCCCGTGCAGGTGTCGAGGTCGACCTGTACCTGGTCGACGGCTATCGGCATGGATTCCTCAATCCCCCCAACAGGTCCGACGTCCCGATGCCACCCGCGATGGACAACGGGCGACTCTCGTCCGAAGGTCCCGCGCCGGCGCGTCATCTGTCGGCGCGCGGTACGGAACGTACCGAGGCCCGGACACGGTTCGGGTTCGACGACATCGGTGACTTCTTCGCCCGGCACCTCGCCATCAGCCACGATCTGACCACCACCACCATCTCAGGAGACAACCGGTGA